A stretch of Manis javanica isolate MJ-LG chromosome 1, MJ_LKY, whole genome shotgun sequence DNA encodes these proteins:
- the LOC118974112 gene encoding uncharacterized protein has translation MSERCMVPGVFSTTDVLYFSRPTWITVYASLVLPAPELLPRSPRARSTVTWTCGHGGESGGRGRLAERAADTGPSEKLSSGGGRSGANSERRRRRRLPYRPAQLRAGLGWAEPAAASPPPRLPGRRPPAATSAPRPSLRPAAGDPRPDPRGRAAMLRPRTAVLLSRGRRPAWSWRRGGGGRAASAAGWAGLPPWPRPGLRAFQTPPCRRLRYILRPGRSLPGKVPAGTRSDSPASATGKRILDFDQCCSMCLICITSFHPQSKAVGLLVI, from the exons ATGAGCGAGCGGTGCATGGTG CCTGGCGTCTTCTCCACCACCGACGTGCTGTACTTCTCGCGGCCCACCTGGATCACCGTGTACGCGTCGCTGGTACTGCCCGCGCCGGAGCTCTTGCCCCGGAGCCCGCGGGCCCGTAGCACGGTCACCTGGACGTGC GGCCATGGTGGGGAAAGCGGCGGCAGGGGAAGGCTGGCCGAACGGGCCGCCGACACCGGACCAAGTGAGAAACTGAGCAGCGGCGGAGGGCGGTCAGGCGCCAACTCTGagcgtcgccgccgccgccgcctgcctTACCGGCCGGCGCAGCTGCgcgctgggctgggctgggccgaGCCGGCAGCCGCCTCCCCGCCTCCCCGCCTCCCAGGCCGCCGGCCGCCGGCCGCTACGTCAGCGCCCCGCCCTTCGCTCCGCCCAGCGGCCGGCGACCCGCGACCGGACCCGCGCGGCCGCGCAGCAATGCTGCGGCCGCGGACCGCCGTTCTCTTGTCCCGCGGCCGCAGGCCGGCCTGGAGCTGGAGACGGGGCGGGGGTGGGCGCGCGGCCTCTGCagcggggtgggcggggcttccgCCTTGGCCCCGCCCCGGGCTGCGGGCCTTCCAAACCCCACCTTGCCGCAGGCTGCGCTACATCCTCCGCCCGGG CAGGTCACTGCCGGGGAAGGTGCCTGCGGGAACCCGGAGCGATTCTCCCGCATCGGCGACCGGGAAGCGG ATTCTGGATTTCGACCAGTGCTGCTCCATGTGCTTAATATGCATTACCTCATTTCATCCTCAGAGCAAAGCTGTGGG CTTGTTGGTTATCTAA